A genomic segment from Oncorhynchus keta strain PuntledgeMale-10-30-2019 chromosome 9, Oket_V2, whole genome shotgun sequence encodes:
- the LOC118387723 gene encoding nipped-B-like protein isoform X1 — protein MPSVRKKSNKGRILLELPTCQSKRSGDVRNSRRATTLSKPVHRHDSPTPIFSMNGDMPHVPITTLAGIASLTDLLNQLPLPSPLPATTTKSLLYNGRIAEEVNCLLACRDENLVSQLAHSLNQVSTEHIELKDNLGSDDPEGDVPVLLQTVLSRNPNIFREKNIMQQPIMPQYKMSQNSMHGSPASTNYQQSTISHSPSSRFASPQMGSGARFTPQQNSPVSSPYAPQSPASYMQQYPHPPSYSQHQQIQQELHGSPVVPAAPSYSGSPKRPVQPCLEVQTQPQASPHQNPSTPTLVASPVVPASMRNIHDNKVSGQISSNSANHNARHGSNEDYMNIVHRLGNEESDPSMRNASFPLRSPQSVSSPVGSEGTPKGSRPGLILQSPPPYAPPRDAAPDLLLDSPDHKKKQKKLTKEEKEQLEKAAMYDIVSSPSKDSTKLTLKLSRVKSSELDQSGELLSGVEDQDTDLAYNSLQFSRTQQDPAHRLAPGQGEQSGYQQVPVLQNTKQAIGVISGAVYDDAEMDALAEIERIERETLIERERCSKEVQDKDKPLKKRKQDSYPQEPGAGGTAGATQPGVGGGNVGSKLAPQEASAASNGASRPALMVSIDLQQAGRADGQPEVNMGTPTPAVEARRWPEERLGPEEGSDTTGVLRLKSKTDGERLQTADGRPEVIKQRADTPKKLGPDGRPETPKHKHENRRDSSKHRHDGKPDNGKARPDSRTPDTPRQRHEGRSDSGHREERSRDSDPSRIRRPETPSKSSRGEHDSKHGRDRDRERADKDRERKHRTEAGEPRDRRSPEQRSRPESPRVKQEGRGVVDPSGRQRTDRPCPNLKPPNKEERRSGEEKRSGDGSRNRQDSKQQQQPVESKQEFPAYLLGGVKSGGFKNFVIPKMKRDKDGHVLAAEMRKPGSGLGPVMEGWSEPRVKLERLGLVEEMKTGAKPVVVLQKLSIDEVQKIIREREDRNARGSKSSKSRHSHEKSGKGGLDESVLKELPPHLIAEIESTMPLCERVKMNKRKRSTVNEKPKYAEVDSDDSDDDSVTESARKRHKKEREKTWAPDERERRGSGEHRRSSGGSQERRKGSGRRYRERSPEESDEESPPPSMSDLARKMKKEKQKKRKSYEPKLTPEELMDSSTFKRFSASVDNILESLEDIDFNAMDDDEIPQELLLGKHQLSELGSESAKIKAMGITFRLPSDKLVKVLNILEKNIQDGSKLSTLMNHDADAEDEERLWRDLIMERVTKSADACLTALNIMTSSRMPKAVYIEDVIERVLQYTKFHLQNTLYPQYDPVYRVNPHGGGYLSSRAKRAKSSTHKQRVIIMLYNKVCDIVSNISELLEIQLLTDTTILQVSSMGITPFFVESVSELQLCAIKLVTAVFSRYEKHRQLILEEIFTSLARLPTSKRSLRNFRLNSSDKDGEPMYIQMVTALVLQLIQCVVHLPSNRDSHDDEYNKKVDQDVLITNSYETAMRAAQNFLSVFLKKCGSKQGEEDYRPLFENFVQDLLSTVNKPEWPASELLLSLLGRLLVHQFSNKQTEMALRVASLDYLGTVAARLRKDAVTSQMDQRSIDRILKETQGNDETQQLQKALLAYMDENAETDPSLVFARKFYIAQWFRDTLTETEKAMKSQNQRGDEDSSEGQHHAKDIESTGEIMQRAEARKKYLRNIIKTAPSQFSTLRMNSDTVDYDDSCLIVRYLASMRPFAQSFDIYLTQILRVLGESAIAVRTKAMKCLSEVVAVDPSILARLDMQRGVHGRLMDNSTSVREAAVELLGRFVLSRPQLTEQYYDMLIERILDTGISVRKRVIKILRDICLEQPTFNKITEMCVKMIRRVNDEEGIKKLVNETFQKLWFTPTPNHDKDAMTRKILNITDVVSACKDTGYDWFEQLLQNLLKTEEDASYKPARKACVQLVDNLVEHILKYEESLADIENKGVNSNRLVSCITTLFLFSKNRAQLMVKHAMTMQPYLTTKCNTQSDFMVICNVAKILELVIPLMEHPSETFLTTIEEDLMKLTIKYGMTVVQHCVSCLGAVVNRVTHNYKFVWACFNRYYGALTKLKTQHSEDCNNPVLAANKPALLRSLFTVGALCRHFDFDQEEFKGPSKVVIKDKVMELLLYFTKHEDEEVQTKAIIGLGFQFIQYPGLMFMQDVKTLYNGILSDRKSSVNLKIQVLKNLQTYLQEEDSRMQEADQQWKKLSKQEDLKEMGDISSGMSSSIMQLYLKQVLEAFFHTQSNVRHFALNVIALTLNQGLIHPVQCVPYLIAMGTDPEPTMRNKADQQLVEIDKKYTGFIHMKAVAGMKMSYQVQQAIWSAKGTVIRGYRQDETTSALCAHLFSMVRTNRQHRRAFLISLLNLFDDSSKIEVNMLLYIADNLACFPYQSQEEPLFIMHHIDITLSVSGSNLLQSFKESLLKEPRRREKKQKERKYHSEEDNSEEEGRHSSRSNSSDDEVVHRPKKPKHRAQAHVESDSDSDLEMEDLDKVMQRLPDNPIPLLDFANASQGILLLLVLKQHLKNLYGFSDSKIQKYSPTESAKVYEKAVNRKSHVHFSPRQTLDFLTSDLANVELTYDIKRRIVKQYLDFKLLMEHLDPDEEDEEGEASASANARNKAITSLLGGSSHQDHKNHHQAPIETDDDESDGDEKTPGLSRRSRKHGDSAEASGHMNETVGSMDVIALCCPKYKDRPQIARVIQKTNTGYRVHWMAGSYSGVWAEAKKRDGRKTVPWVDTIKESDIIYKKIPLTSAHKLTNRVVQTLRSLYSAKDGTS, from the exons CGGTCGGGAGATGTGAGGAACAGTCGGAGAGCGACGACATTGAGCAAACCTGTGCATCGACACGACTCCCCCACCCCCATCTTCAGCATGAATGGGGATATGCCTCATGTTCCCATTACTACTCTTGCTGGGATCGCTAGCCTTACAGACT TGTTAAACCAGCTGCCCCTgccatcccctctccctgccaccACCACTAAGAGTTTGCTGTACAATGGGAGGATCGCGGAGGAGGTCAACTGTCTGCTGGCCTGCCGGGATGAGAACCTGGTGTCCCAGCTGGCTCACAGCCTCAACCAGGTTTCCACCGAGCACAT AGAGCTGAAGGACAACCTGGGCAGTGATGACCCGGAGGGTGACGTGCCTGTGCTGCTGCAGACAGTGCTCTCTAGGAACCCCAACATCTTCAGGGAGAAAA ATATAATGCAGCAGCCAATAATGCCGCAGTACAAGATGTCCCAGAATTCCATGCATGGGAGTCCGGCGTCGACAAACTACCAGCAATCCACTATCTCACACAGCCCTTCTAG TCGCTTTGCATCTCCACAGATGGGGTCTGGCGCTAGGTTCACGCCCCAGCAGAACAGCCCTGTGTCTAGCCCTTACGCCCCCCAAAGCCCTGCAAGTTACATGCAGCAGTACCCTCACCCCCCCAGCTATTCTCAGCACCAACAGATCCAGCAAG AGCTGCATGGTTCCCCTGTCGTTCCGGCTGCACCCTCTTATTCAGGAAGCCCCAAGAGGCCTGTGCAGCCCTGCCTAGAGGTGCAGACCCAGCCCCAGGCCTCCCCCCACCAGAACCCCTCCACCCCAACCTTAG TTGCCAGTCCCGTGGTTCCTGCTAGCATGCGGAACATCCACGACAACAAGGTCTCCGGGCAAATTTCAAGCAACTCAGCCAATCACAATGCCAGACATGGCTCGAACGAAGACTACATGAACATAGTCCACAGACTAGGGAATGAG GAGAGTGATCCTTCCATGAGAAATGCCTCCTTCCCGCTCCGATCGCCCCAGTCTGTTTCTTCCCCTGTGGGCAGTGAAGGGACCCCAAAAG GGTCACGACCTGGCCTCATTCTGCAATCCCCTCCACCTTATGCTCCCCCCCGTGACGCCGCTCCCGACCTCCTCCTGGACTCTCCTGACCacaagaagaagcagaagaagctAACTAAAGAGGAGAAAGAGCAGTTGGAAAAAGCTGCCATGTACGACATCGTTAGCTCTCCCTCTAAAGACTCCACCAAGCTGACCCTCAAACTGTCCCGGGTGAAGTCCTCTGAGTTGGACCAGTCCGGAGAGCTCCTATCCGGGGTAGAGGACCAGGACACTGACCTGGCCTACAACAGCCTGCAGTTCTCCCGGACGCAGCAGGACCCTGCCCACAGGTTAGCCCCGGGCCAGGGGGAGCAGTCAGGCTACCAGCAGGTCCCTGTGCTCCAGAACACCAAACAGGCAATAGGGGTGATCAGCGGAGCTGTGTACGACGATGCTGAGATGGACGCTCTCGCTGAGATCGAGAGGATAGAACGAGAGACGCTCATAGAAAGGGAGCGCTGCTCCAAAGAGGTGCAGGATAAAG ACAAGCCACTGAAGAAGCGGAAGCAGGACTCGTATCCCCAGGAGCCTGGCGCTGGTGGGACAGCGGGGGCAACTCAGCCTGGCGTGGGAGGGGGCAATGTTGGCAGCAAGTTGGCACCCCAGGAGGCTAGTGCAGCCAGTAATGGTGCCAGCCGGCCAGCCCTAATGGTCAGCATCGACCTGCAGCAAGCAGGCAGAGCTGACGGGCAGCCAGAGGTGAACATGGGCACCCCCACCCCAGCCGTGGAGGCCCGGCGCTGGCCCGAGGAACGCCTGGGTCCAGAGGAAGGCTCAGACACTACCGGAGTCCTGCGGCTAAAGTCCAAGACGGATGGAGAGCGACTACAGACTGCAGACGGCCGGCCAGAGGTCATCAAGCAGCGCGCCGACACCCCCAAGAAGCTGGGCCCCGACGGCCGACCGGAGACCCCTAAACACAAGCACGAAAACAGAAGAGACTCGTCCAAACACAGACACGACGGAAAACCTGACAATGGCAAGGCCCGACCTGACAGCAGGACGCCTGACACGCCACGACAACGGCACGAGGGCCGCTCAGACTCTGGTCACAGGGAAGAGAGGTCTCGGGACAGCGACCCATCCCGTATCCGCAGGCCAGAGACCCCCAGCAAGTCCAGCAGAGGGGAACACGACTCCAAACATGgacgggacagagacagggagcgGGCGGataaagacagggagaggaaacacaggacagaggcaggggaacCACGGGACCGCCGGTCTCCAGAGCAGCGCTCCAGGCCAGAGAGCCCGCGGGTTAAGCAGGAGGGACGAGGGGTGGTGGACCCCAGTGGGCGCCAGAGGACTGACCGGCCATGCCCCAACCTCAAACCCCCtaataaagaggagaggaggagcggggaggagaagaggagtggggacGGCAGCAGGAACCGACAGGACtccaagcagcaacagcagccTGTTGAAAGCAAACAGGAGTTCCCTGCCTACCTTCTAGGGGGGGTAAAGTCTGGAGGCTTTAAGAACTTTGTGATTCCCAAGATGAAGCGGGATAAGGATGGGCATGTGTTGGCAGCTGAGATGAGGAAGCCTGGGTCTGGTCTGGGGCCTGTAATGGAGGGCTGGAGCGAGCCCCGGGTCAAGCTGGAGCGACTGGGACTGGTAGAGGAGATGAAGACAGGAGCCAAACCTGTTGTGGTGCTGCAGAAACTCAGCATCGACGAGGTGCAGAAAATCATCAGGGAAAGAGAGGACAGGAACGCACGCGGCTCCAAGTCCTCCAAGAGCAGACACTCACATGAGAAGTCTGGGAAAG GAGGTCTTGATGAATCAGTGTTGAAAGAACTGCCTCCTCATCTCATTGCTGAGATAGAGTCCACCATGCCACTGTGTGAGAGAGTGAAGATGAACAAACGCAAGCGCAGCACCGTCAACGAGAAGCCCAAGTACGCCGAAGTCGACTCCGACGACTCAGACGACGACTCTGTCACGGAGT CTGCACGGAAGCGTCACAAGAAGGAGCGAGAAAAGACGTGGGCGCCTGATGAGCGGGAGAGGAGAGGCTCAGGAGAGCACCGGAGGAGTAGTGGGGGCTCCCAGGAGCGGCGCAAGGGATCTGGCAGGCGCTACCGAGAACGCAGCCCGGAGGAATCGGATGAGGAATCCCCACCACCCAGCATGAGTGACC TTGCCAGAAAGATGaagaaggagaaacagaagaaGAGGAAGTCATACGAGCCCAAGCTGACACCAGAAG AACTGATGGACTCCTCCACGTTCAAGAGGTTCTCAGCCAGTGTGGACAACATTCTGGAGAGCTTGGAGGACATTGACTTCAACGCCATGG ATGATGATGAGATCCCACAGGAGCTTCTGCTGGGGAAACACCAGCTGAGCGAGCTGGGCAGCGAATCTGCTAAGATCAAGGCCATGGGCATCACCTTCAGG CTTCCATCTGATAAGTTGGTGAAGGTCCTGAACATCCTGGAGAAGAACATTCAGGACGGTTCCAAGCTCTCCACACTGATGAACCAT GACGCAGACGCAGAAGACGAGGAGCGGCTGTGGCGTGACCTCATCATGGAGCGCGTGACCAAGTCTGCTGACGCCTGTCTGACGGCCCTCAACATAATGACGTCGTCCCGCATGCCCAAGGCTGTGTACATCGAGGACGTGATTGAGAGGGTGCTGCAGTACACCAAGTTTCACCTGCAGAACACCCTCTACCCTCAGTATGACCCTGTCTACAGAGTGAACCCTCATGGAG GTGGCTATCTGAGCTCCAGGGCTAAGAGAGCTAAAAGCTCCACACACAAGCAGAGGGTGATCATCATGCTCTACAACAAGGTGTGTGACATCGTCAGCAACATCTCTGAGCTCCTGGAGATCCAGCTGTTGACGGACACCACCATCCTACAG GTCTCCTCCATGGGCATCACTCCATTCTTTGTGGAGAGTGTCAGTGAGCTACAGCTGTGTGCCATCAAACTAGTGACCGCG GTGTTCTCTCGCTATGAGAAGCACAGGCAGCTCATCCTGGAAGAGATCTTCACCTCTCTGGCCAGATTACCCACCAGCAAACGCAGCCTCAGGAACTTCAG GCTGAACAGCAGTGATAAGGATGGGGAGCCCATGTACATCCAGATGGTCACAGCTCTGGTGCTTCAGCTCATCCAGTGTGTGGTGCACCTCCCCAGCAACAGGGACAGTCACGACGATGAGTACAACAAGAAG GTGGATCAAGATGTCCTGATCACTAACTCTTATGAGACGGCCATGAGAGCAGCTCAGAACTTCCTGTCCGTCTTCCTAAAGAA gTGTGGCAgtaagcagggagaggaggactacCGGCCGCTGTTTGAGAACTTTGTCCAGGACCTGCTGTCTACGGTGAACAAACCAGAGTGGCCAGCTTCAGAGCTTCTCCTCAGTCTGCTGGGACGTCTACTG GTGCACCAGTTCAGTAATAAGCAGACGGAGATGGCTCTGAGGGTGGCATCGCTTGACTACCTGGGCACGGTCGCTGCCCGCCTGCGCAAAGACGCAGTCACCAGCCAGATGGACCAGCGCTCCATTGACCGCATCCTCAAAGAG ACCCAAGGCAATGATGAGACCCAGCAGCTACAGAAAGCCCTGCTGGCCTACATGGATGAGAACGCAGAGACGGATCCATCTCTCGTT TTTGCCAGGAAGTTCTACATAGCTCAGTGGTTCAGGGACACTTTGACAGAGACAGAAAAGGCCATGAAGTCTCAGAACCAGCGAGGGGACGAGGACTCTTCTGAAGGCCAGCATCACGCCAAGGACATCGAGAGCACTGGCGAGATCATGCAGAGAGCTGAGGCCCGCAAGAAGTACCTCCGCAACATCATCAAGACCGCGCCCTCGCAGTTCAGCACACTGAG GATGAACTCTGACACTGTGGACTATGACGACTCCTGCCTGATTGTCAGATATTTGGCCTCTATGAGGCCGTTCGCGCAGAGCTTCGATATTTATTTAACACAG ATCCTGAGAGTGCTGGGGGAGAGTGCCATAGCTGTCAGAACTAAAGCCATGAAGTGTTTGTCTGAGGTGGTGGCTGTAGACCCCAGTATTCTAGCCAGG ttGGACATGCAGCGTGGGGTCCATGGTCGTCTGATGGACAACTCCACCAGTGTTCGCGAGGCTGCAGTGGAGCTGCTGGGACGCTTTGTGCTGAGCAGACCCCAACTCACAGAGCAGTACTACGACATGCTGATCGAGAGAATACTG GACACGGGTATCAGTGTGAGGAAGAGGGTGATCAAGATCTTGAGAGACATCTGTCTGGAGCAACCCACCTTCAACAAGATCACTGAGATGTGTGTCAAGATGATCCGCAGGGTCAACGACGAGGAGGGCATCAAG AAACTTGTGAATGAGACCTTCCAGAAACTCTGGTTCACCCCTACACCCAATCACGATAAAGACGCCATGACCCGTAAGATCCTCAACATCACAGACGTG GTGTCTGCATGCAAAGATACAGGCTATGACTGGTTTGAGCAGCTGCTTCAAAAC CTGCTGAAGACGGAGGAAGATGCTTCCTATAAACCAGCCAGAAAGGCCTGCGTTCAGCTGGTGGACAATCTAGTGGAACACATCCTCAAATACGAAGAGTCTCTCGCTG ATATTGAGAACAAGGGGGTGAACTCTAATCGTCTGGTGTCTTGCATCACCACCCTCTTCCTGTTCAGTAAGAATCGAGCCCAGCTGATGGTCAAACATGCCATGACCATGCAGCCTTACCTCACCACCAAGTGCAAC ACCCAGAGTGACTTCATGGTGATCTGTAACGTGGCCAAGATCCTGGAGCTGGTTATCCCTCTGATGGAGCACCCCTCTGAGACCTTCCTCACCACCATAGAGGAAGACCTGATGAAGCTCACCATCAAATACGGCATGACG GTTGTGCAACACTGTGTGAGCTGTCTTGGCGCTGTCGTGAACCGGGTCACTCACAACTACAAGTTTGTTTGGGCTTGTTTCAACCGTTACTATGGTGCCCTGACCAAGCTGAAGACCCAGCACTCAGAGGATTGCAACAACCCTGTTCTGGCTGCTAACAAACCGGCCTTGCTGCGCTCGCTGTTCACTGTGGGGGCGCTCTGTCGCCACTTTGACTTTGACCAGGAGGAGTTCAAGGGGCCCAGCAAG GTTGTGATAAAGGACAAAGTGATGGAACTTCTGCTGTACTTCACCAAACATGAAGATGAGGAAGTTCAGACCAAGGCCATCATTGGTCTAG gCTTCCAGTTCATCCAGTACCCAGGGCTGATGTTCATGCAGGATGTGAAGACTCTGTACAACGGCATCCTGTCGGACAGGAAGAGCTCCGTCAACCTGAAGATCCAGGTGCTGAAGAACCTGCAGACATACCTGCAGGAGGAGGATTCTCGCATGCAGGAGGCCGACCAACAGT GGAAGAAGCTGTCGAAGCAGGAGGACCTGAAAGAGATGGGGGACATCTCGTCAGGCATGAGCAGCTCCATCATGCAGCTGTACCTGAAGCAGGTGCTGGAGGCCTTCTTCCACACACAGTCCAACGTACGACACTTTGCCCTCAATGTCATCGCCCTGACGCTCAACCAGGGCCTCATCCATCCTGTGCAG TGCGTGCCCTACCTGATTGCCATGGGAACGGACCCAGAACCCACCATGAGGAACAAGGCTGACCAGCAGCTGGTGGAGATTGATAAGAAGTACACCGGCTTCATCCAT ATGAAGGCCGTGGCGGGGATGAAGATGTCCTACCAGGTACAGCAAGCTATCTGGTCAGCTAAGGGTACGGTGATCCGTGGCTACCGGCAGGACGAGACCACCTCGGCCCTCTGCGCCCACCTCTTCTCTATGGTCCGAACCAACCGGCAGCACCGACGAGCCTTCCTCATCTCACTGCTCAACCTGTTTGATGACAGCTCG AAGATTGAGGTAAACATGCTCCTGTACATAGCAGACAACCTGGCCTGTTTCCCCTACCAGAGCCAGGAGGAGCCCCTGTTCATCATGCACCACATAGACATCACCCTGTCTGTGTCCGGCAGCAACCTGCTGCAGTCCTTCAAGGAG tcCCTTCTCAAAGAGCCGAGGCGGCGGGAGaagaagcagaaagagaggaaGTACCACTCGGAAGAGGATAACTCTGAAGAAGAGGGGCGTCACAGCAGCCGCTCCAACAGCAGTGACGATGAGGTGGTCCACAGGCCCAAGAAGCCCAAACACCGGGCCCAGGCCCACGTGGagtctgactctgactctgaccTGGAGATGGAGGACTTGGACAAGGTGATGCAGCGTCTGCCTGACAACCCCATCCCCCTGTTGGACTTTGCCAATGCCTCGCAGGGTATCCTTCTGCTGCTGGTTCTCAAGCAGCACCTAAAGAACCTCTATGGCTTCTCAGACAG TAAAATCCAGAAGTACTCTCCGACGGAATCGGCTAAGGTGTACGAGAAGGCTGTGAACAGGAAGAGTCACGTACACTTCAGCCCACGTCAGACATTGGATTTTTTAACCTCTGACCTGGCCAACGTTGAACTGACCTACGACATCAAGAGGAGGATCGTCAAACAGTACCT